The stretch of DNA GTGGGAGCTTAAAAAATAGAGAACACAAATTGTAAATCGCTAAATAAAACAGACCTCAAATAACAACTTATTTCATGCAACACGAAAAAAACGGaggaaaatgaaaagtgtatacatatatataatacataagtatacacatatataatacataagtatacacatatataatatataagtatgcatataaatatacatgcatatgtgGGTATATATAGACATGCTTGTGTGTACTGTGTACCACTTATGCATACAATTACACACAACTTTATGCGTACTATTGTTGCCTGTACTTgagaatgcaaaaaaaaaaaaaaaaaaagagttatATTGCGTTAAagcataaatgaaaaatgaaaccTCTATATTGTAAATAAAGCAATATATCCAAAATGTTGAAATAAACaatcatataaaaagtattaaaaaaaatacaaaaataatttttacaaataaagcAGCATATCTAAAtttccaaaaaaattatcactattattattattattattattattactatcattCATCCTTGTATAgcatttacaaaaattaacacTATTTTCATTCTCAATGAAAGAAGCGGACTCATAAAAATACTTCAATGAACTGATTTCCAGTTGTGAACTTTTGCTATCTGcacatttttcatatttttgttcattcAAACATTGTGTTTCTtgtctttttaaatattcaacTACGGATGAAAAATGAGATGGTGGAAAAACTTTTGAAAtcgtttttttatttgagcctttttttattaacaagtaaaatttttttgcacAATTTGGACAaacacataaataaatttttcctctttttgaTTTAACTAAGCATtgatatttcaaaattttgaaatCTCCTTTTTGcttgttttgtttttcacTTTCTAAatcttcattttcattatctttcttttcaccgaaaaaaaacaactttttaatattattcattaagTCTGAAAATGTACTACTTTTTGTCTCTGTTTTGttttcaaaatatgaaaaaattttatcctttttaatCATATCTATATAAGAGTCTATGTAACTCGTATTGTTCATTTTCTTTCTATCCATGTTGTTCTTATTTCGGTAATACGAGCTACTGGATGATAAGGAATTGTATGAGAAAGATTTTTCATCCAATGTGTACATTTGTTCttcatatgtattttttcctttttttcctttttttccttttttttcttttttttttttttcctgacCATGAAATGTATTTTCTGTGTGCACCAAATATGAACGGTCATGTTTACTTGTAAATGTCCTATAATTCGACAAACCTATGTCATATATTCTCTTACAGTTCTTATTGTTCTTATTTGTACATCCCGATTTCGTTATATTGCCACTCTCTGCTTCttctacatattttttaaaatcatgTGAATTTATCCACGGTGATTTGATGTCCCTTGCTTTACTATCCAAATAGCCGTTTAATGTTGTAATagaaaagttttttttttttttttttttttttcttcttttttccttgcctgttcataattatttatattcattttttccttcaaCAATTTGATGTTTATGTCTGTTTCGCTGTCACTCTGGGAATCATATTCATTTTCGTCTTGCACATCCTCCTCCACTTCAGCTTCGTCATTTGCCTCATTACACGCTTCTTTTCCATTGAAGCTCAATTTActaattttccattttagcTTATCTTCACTTTTCTGGCtttctattaattttttataattttttaaagtattataACTGTAGCAAGAGCGATTAATTTTTGTGGTACCCTGCTTTCTTGGATTAACAAATGACATtatgctcttttttttttccagttgcttgtatttttccttttttaattttacccATGATAATATGTTACTATTTGCATTcctatttttcttattattatacttatttcGAGTACAATCGGAAATGCTCCTTTTAACAGAAGCACGGAGATAAGTTCCTTTGGACATATCATTGTCACTATCACTTTCAAAAGTTGTGTAACTATTCGTGAAAAGAATTCCACAAGTATTTAAAAAGACATTtctaaaataatgaaaagcgATGTTGTTAATTAAATTGTTGTTCAgataagaattatatttttttagtacaACTGTGGATAAATCGAATATCTTCCTTTCTTCTTCTACTTTTTTAAGATACTTATTTAGTATTTGACACTCTAATTCTGTCTGTTTTACCtgatttcttatatatttgcttttcatgctctttattttttttcctttcatcATTATTCGGCTAACAGCTCtggtatatatgtgtaagtTGTTGTTCAGTTTGcttcatttttcctttcatatttttacaagTTTGTAATAACATATCATATGTAttagcaatttttttttttttttttttttcttttctcagTTTATTCCCTTTTatgtttgtttatatattttgttgtatttatcttttttttttttttttttttttgctatgtTTACATTGTtgtgtttgtttttttatataggGTTTCCCtaggtatatatgtatttgccttctttttatatataaacgttCGTTAAACGTTTGTCCTCTTCCTTTCCCTTTTctcttaattttaattttaattaattttttttttcttttcttttatgaaCAACTAATGAAAAAGGCTTTTTCATGAATATGCAGCCTTACGCTGCTTCATTTTTGTgcccttattttttttatttatatgtaaattttgcACAATGacaattttacattatattcattcacgcacatgaatatatacattttaaaaaattacctTGCTGGGTCaggtcattttttttaagcaatatatatttctaacaaccatttttttgttcataactTCTCTgccttttgtttttttttttttttttttttttggcatATGTAAAGTACTCAAAAGGTAGCTTAAAAGGTATGAAAGGAAAACCTGTCGACCGCGTACCTTTTACATAGATGtatgtattcatttatatttatatacatagttacatgtaaataattatttattataatatatatatatatatatatataaacaaaatgcaTATGTTGTAGTACATgcgtacgtatatacatacatatatgtatatgtattgtacgtatgtatgcaaATGCGGAGTGATTAAAAATGAGGGAAAGGGGGGACGGACTGCTCATTGAAAACCTGTGCGTGTACTGCAACTCAAACAAATCCTTTTCTTACCTTCAAAAATGTgcttataatgaaaaaaaagatgaaagagctttaaaaaatgagt from Plasmodium malariae genome assembly, chromosome: 1 encodes:
- the PmUG01_01025900 gene encoding conserved Plasmodium protein, unknown function — its product is MMKGKKIKSMKSKYIRNQVKQTELECQILNKYLKKVEEERKIFDLSTVVLKKYNSYLNNNLINNIAFHYFRNVFLNTCGILFTNSYTTFESDSDNDMSKGTYLRASVKRSISDCTRNKYNNKKNRNANSNILSWVKLKKEKYKQLEKKKSIMSFVNPRKQGTTKINRSCYSYNTLKNYKKLIESQKSEDKLKWKISKLSFNGKEACNEANDEAEVEEDVQDENEYDSQSDSETDINIKLLKEKMNINNYEQARKKKKKKNFSITTLNGYLDSKARDIKSPWINSHDFKKYVEEAESGNITKSGCTNKNNKNCKRIYDIGLSNYRTFTSKHDRSYLVHTENTFHGQEKKKKEKKGKKGKKGKNTYEEQMYTLDEKSFSYNSLSSSSSYYRNKNNMDRKKMNNTSYIDSYIDMIKKDKIFSYFENKTETKSSTFSDLMNNIKKLFFFGEKKDNENEDLESEKQNKQKGDFKILKYQCLVKSKRGKIYLCVCPNCAKKFYLLIKKGSNKKTISKVFPPSHFSSVVEYLKRQETQCLNEQKYEKCADSKSSQLEISSLKYFYESASFIENENSVNFCKCYTRMNDSNNNNNNNNSDNFFGNLDMLLYL